The Comamonas endophytica genomic sequence CCGCAATTAGCAGATTCATGTAATTTACAAATTCTCGATCCGCGATCTTTCTTGATATATCTGGTATACCAGGTGTGGAGATGATGCATATATCACTGCTTAAGGGTATTGCACGAGACGATTGCGCAAAGCCTATGGAGTTTTTTTCACGAGATGGTAGCAACACAACTGGACTATCTCCAGTTACGAAAAACTCCTTCTTTGGCGCCTGAATAATTGTTAATTTGGAATCCCAAAAAAGTTGACAAATAAGCGGAACAAGCCGCACTACTGCAGGAACGACCCCATGATTTTCATAAATAATTTCATATTCTTCTGAGTGCACTAAATCGAATAACTCTTGGGCGCTTAGCCCATCCAGGTTAGGATCTTCATCAATCCGCTCCTGAGTTTTCTCAAGCGACGAATACTGAGATTTTATTTCCATCAAGTGAAGTTCACTATAAATCGCTTTGTAGGAACGAATTAGATCATGTGAGCGACAGAACGAGACTCCAAGGAAATAGCAGAGCCAGAATCTATCTTCCTCGGATAAATCCTTGCCTGCTAAGATACGCTCAATAACTGGTGCTGATATATCTTCGATAGCTGCTAAGAAGTGTTCAACTACATAGCTAGGCTCGCCCTAATTTTTAGGAAGAGTGTATAGGTCTTGAATTACCCCAATTCTTCTTGGAAAACTTTCCCTAATGCTTTTCATTGAGAAAATGTATACCCAAAGCTTTTCGTCATCTGCCCGAAACCTTGCTTGGTAACTCGCCGGAACAAAATGCTGCCTTCGAGGTTTCTGCGGATTCCGGCTTTGCTTTTCTATGCGTCCCCTAATTATTTCCTGGATCTTGGAAAAGAATGCATAACGTTCGTTCATTTCTCTCCTAGTAAGGTAGCCTATCTTCTTTGCACTCTAATATGTGCCAAACCAAAGCAGCCCCTTTGTCATCCGTCTTTATACCCTCGACAATATGAAAATTTTGCACCTCAGGTTGGACAAATAACAAAAAAGGATGACTACTGCCATCCTTTTTATTTAAAACCTATTAAGCCGCCGAGGTCTGAATCAAAAACTTTTGGCGATCCTCATTAGCAATCCACTTTGGCGCCTTCCCGCGGCCAGTCCAGGTATCGCCCGTGGCGGGATTGCGATATTTTGCTTCTACCTTATGACCAGCAGATGCTTTGCGTTGTCCGCGCGCAGGCGCAAAAACATCTTCAGCGGTCAAAGAATATTCGGCAACAATGGAGCGAACTTTGGATACGGCTTCGTCGAGCTCTGCCTTACGTGCAGCCTGGATCTGTTGTTCCAGGGCATCGCGCTGAGCCATCAATTCTTTATAAGTAGTTTGCATAAAAATCCTTTCATTTATCTTATTAAACATTATCCACAAAATTCAATGAGAATTCTAACATCTACTTAACGAATTCTCATCAAAATGTTACTCATTACTCTTGGAATTATATAAGCAGCGAAAACAGCCAAACCAGCTTTAATAAAATGAGGAAGCAACGTCATCAACGGAATATCGGCCACCGACGCAGCTATTGAAAGGAGAGCGACGTTCAAACATAGCACCCAAGCAAATAGCTTCAGAAAGAGGCGGACTACTCCGCTTACTTTAGCCAGTGGCGCGTACATATGATGGTAACTCATAGTTTACCTCCGTCTAGGATGTTGAATCAACTTTTAGCGCTTCATAAAGCACAGTCTTCTCCACTTTGATGCTGCAGCGACTTCTCGGAATGTAAGCCCCTTGTCCACTATCTGTTTCGCTTGCTGAAGCTTTGCAGTGAGGATTACGGGCTTTCTTCCTCCCTTGCGCCCCTGGCTGCTACTGACGTCAGCCCAGCAACGGTCCGCTCGAGGATCAAATCACGCTCGAATTCCGCGAGTGAAGCAGATTGGTAAGCAGTCTTTCGCTGCGTGTTGTCGTATCGATCTCTGGATCACTCAATGATCTAAATGAAATTCCGCGTTTCCCTTAGTCTAAGACCGTTTGCACCAAATGTTTAAGGGATCGGCCCAGTCTGTCCAGCTTCCAAACGATAAGGGCGTCACCTTCGCGCAGGTACTGCAATGGTTTTTCAAGTCCTGGCCTATCGTCCTTATCTTCCCTGACGACATCTGAGAGCTCCTTAATCTTCGGGCCACTTGAGGCTCCAAGCTTCGCATATAGCCAAGATACGTACTCGGCCATTCGGTACCAGCCTGTGGAGATCCGCTCTGCCCCAGCGTAGGGCCCCCAAGCACAGAAGCATGTCATTGCTGGGTGCCCATTTCTCACTGGGTAAATCGTACTGGCGCGCGTTTGATCTTCCCAGCCGACTATCTACGCTACCGCTTTGCCGCTCAGATCGGCGAAGTTATTGATCTTCACCGCGCCGTCCGGGAAGCGCGCCACGATCTCCAGCTGTCCGCCCATCGCCTCGATGTGACTGCGTAGCGTGGAAAGGTACATATCCGTGCGCCTCTCCATTTTGGCAATGGAAGGCTGCTGAACGCGGAGTACATCCGCCAGCATCTTTTGCGACAGGCCACGCGCTTGGCGCAGCTCATTGAGCGGCATCTCGGCAAGCATTGCCTGTGCCTGAACCTCGGCGCGGGCCTGTGCCTCGGGTGACATTTGCTGCCGCAGTTCAGAGAATTTCTTAGCCATTGATCAGCCCTTCCTTTCGAAGTTGCTCCAGATGTTCGTCGTAAAGCCTGTCGGCGATGGGAACATGGACGTCATACCAACGGTCGTTTCCTGTCTTGTCCCCGCCAATCAACAAAATAGCTGATCGTCGGGGATCAAACGCGTACAAGGTTCGAAGTGGGCGCCCATCATGCTGAGTGCGCAATTCCCGCATATGGCTGTGCCGTGAGCCATTGATTCCGCTGCTATGAGGAAAACCCAGGGTAGGCCCACGCGCTTCCAACAGACGTACCGATGTATCCAGCGATTCCTGCTCTTCTGCAGTCAAGCCGGCCCACCAGTCGCCAAAGTCATCTGTGTACTCGACATCCCATTTCATGACTCAAGTATAGCTTCCATGGAATATTCCGTCAAAGGAATACATGTAAAGGTCAAGCAACTTCTTTTAAGCGTGGTAAGCGCACCGTTAGACCCGCAGCGTTATGAAAATCATTTCAAGCTCCGCAACCAAACGTATACTGTACGCATGTACAGCAATTCATTAATCGCCGGCCAGCCGATTCCTTGGCTTGCAACTCCTTTGGTGCTGCCATTAGCGGATTGCTCTGTGCGTGCCGGCTTTCCCTCTCCCGCGGAAGACTTCAGCGGTAAGCGCCTGGACATTTCGGAAATTCTGGTGGAACACCCCCAGGCTACCTATCTGCTGCGTGTGGCTGGGCCCTCAATGACCGAATACGGCATCGATGACGGCGATTTGATCGTGGTGGACCGAGCGCTGACGGCGCGCCATGGCTGCATAGTGGTTGCAATCCTGGACAGCGAATTCACCGTGAAGGTTCTGCACCAGGTCAACGGCACTTTTCGCCTTAAGGCGGGCAACCGCACCTATCCCGACATTGTTCCGCGCGAGGGCCAGACCCTCGAGATCTGGGGCGTGGTCACGGCCTGTGTGAAGCGATTCTCGAGATAGCCATGTTCGCGCTGATCGACGGGAATAATTTCTATGTGTCGTGCGAACGCGCCTTTCGCCCCTCGCTGCGCGGCATTCCGGTGGTCGTGCTGTCCAACAACGACGGTTGCGCCATTGCCAGATCAGACGATTATGTGGAATGCAATCATCCGTCAACCAGGTATCGTTTCAACATCATCGCGATAAGCTGTGCATATGAGACTCCACTTCCCCAAGAGTCGCAGAAGCCACGCTACGTTGTCATGGCAGTCGTGGAGAAATCGGGCGCCGCACGTTTTCCTCTGCCGCCGAATGCCCCCTCGTGACATCCATTCCGCTACAGGTTTGGCTTGTCTAGCTCAGTGACATGTTGCGGAAGCCGTATACCGTGAAGCGCCCAGAAGGCGGTGATTCCCAGCAATGAGGACAGCCACAGTGCGCCTGAACCCCACTGGGAGACGGCCATGCCAAAGAGAAACGGCGAGCCGGCTTGCAGAATGCGCGCCGGTACCATCAGCCAGCCCTGGCGCAGACCATAGCCGTGCGCGCCGAACACCTTGAGCGGCAGCGTACCCACGGCGATGGTCAGAATGCCGTTTCCCAACCCATGCAGAATGGCAAAAACGCTGGCCGCAGGGGCACCAACCAAACCCAGACAGATGGCGGCCAAGGGATGGGCAAGGATCGCCAGTTTTGCGCACAGCAGCGGATGTGCATTCCTGAGGAACCCGTACTCTGCCAAGCGTCCCGCCACCTGTGCAGGCCCCACAAGCGCTGCGGCCCAGATAGCTACCGCCACCGTTCCGCCTGTAATTTGCAGCAACTGTGGCAGGTGGGCAGCCATGGCGGTGCTGATAAACCATGAGACAGCGAACACATAGGCCATTAGACACACGGTGCGCCTGCGGAACTGCACTTCCTCGCTTGCGTCCTGCATTCCTTCTTGTCTGCGGTCGCTTGACCCCTCCTCGGCCGCTTTTGCAGCCCGTGGCAACAACATGTTGAGCGGGAGCCCCAGCAACAGGTGCAGCGCCGCCCAGGTCAAACAGGCCTCGCGCCATCCAAACTCATGCGCAAGATGGCTGGATAGTGGCCACCCGATGGTGCTGGCGAATCCTGCAAACAGCGTGATGCCAGTGATGGCGGGTCGGGCGTCCTGACCATAGAGGCGCACAACCGTGGAAAACGCTGCCTCGTACAGGCCGCTGCCCATGGCAATACCCATGATGGCCCAGGCCAGAAACACCTCGCTGGACTGGGTGGCCTGACTCAGTATCGCCAGTCCGGCAGCAAATACCAGGTTGCTTGCGATCAAAACCGGACGGCCACCGAAACAGTCGATGAGCCGACCGGCCACGGGCCCAGTGGCAGCTGAAACCAGCAGTGCCGCTGAGAACGCGGCGAACACTGTGGAGTACGCCATGCCAACGGCACGGCTGATTGATTCAGCCAGCACCGCGGGCAGGTAGTACGACGATGCCCAGGACAGCGTTTGCGCCACACCCAGCATGACGGTGGTCTGTGTGCGGCGCTGCATCGTCGCGTCGCCTTAAATGCTGCGTTGGTTGACCCGCTGGGACAGCGCCTCGGCGCTTTCGCGCCGTTCGCTGTAGCGGTCCACCAGGTAGTCCGCGCAGTCGCGGGTCAGGATCGTGAACTTGATCAACTCCTCCATCACATCAACCACCCGTTCGTAATATGAGGACGGCTTCATGCGACCTGCTTCGTCGAACTCTGCAAAGGCCTTGGCGACGGACGACTGGTTGGGGATGGTGAGCATGCGCATCCAGCGACCCAGCACGCGCATCTGGTTGACAGCATTGAAGGACTGCGAGCCCCCGGAGACCTGCATCACGGCCAGGGTCTTGCCCTGGGTCGGCCGTACGGCGCCCACGGCAAGGGGAATCCAGTCGATCTGGGCCTTCAGGATTCCGGTCATGGCCCCATGGCGCTCGGGTGAGGTCCAGACCATGCCTTCCGCCCATAGCGCCAACTCACGCAACTCCTGCACCTTAGGGTGGTTGTCCGGTGCATCGTCGGGCAGAGGCAGTCCGCGTGGGTCAAAATCCGCGGCTCGGCCCCCATTGCTCGCAGCAGCCGGGCTGCCTCCTCCGTCAACAGCCGGCTGTAAGAGCGCTCCCGGGCCGACCCATAGAGCAGCAAGATGCGAGGGGGATGTGCAGCGCGCTGCTGCGGCAGCAGCCGCGCCAGGTCTGGCACTTCGAACGATTGCATATCCAGGTTGGGGAGATCAGTGCTTTGCAACACATTGTCCTTTCGCGTCGATGACGGCTTCGCCGTCTTCCTTGGAGAGTGCGCCCTGTTGGGGCCGAGGTAGGATGTCCAGCACAGCCTCGGAAGGGCGGCACAGGCGGGTGCCGAGCGGCGTCACCACGATGGGGCGATTGATCAGGATCGGATGCTCGAGCATGAAATCGATCAACTGCTGGTCGGTCCACTTCGGGTCGGCCAAGCCCAGTTCATCAAAAGGCGTGCCCTTTTGCCGCAGAAGATCGCGCACGGGAATTGCCATCGTGGCCAGCAAACGCTCCAGCGTAGCCCGGTCGGGTGGCGTCTTGAGATACTCAATGACGCAGGGCTTTTCGCCGCTGTTGCGGATCAAGGCCAGCACGTTGCGGGACGTGCCGCAGGCGGGGTTGTGGTAGATGGTGATGGTGCTCATGGCAGGTCCAAAGCAAAGGGGCGCTTCAAGCAAAAAGGCTCAGGCGCAATGCCAGGGCCGCGAGGGTGGCCAGCAGAACCGGGACGGTCAACACCGCACCGACCTTGAAGTAGTAGCCCCAGCCAATCGTCATGCCCTTCTTGGCCAGCACATGCAGCCACAGCAGCGTGGCCAGGCTGCCGATGGGGGTGATCTTGGGGCCCAGGTCACAGCCGATCACATTGGCGTAGACCATGGCTTCCTTGACGATGCCACTGGCACTGGAGGCATCGATAGACAAAGCGCCCACCAGCACGGTCGGCATGTTGTTCATCACGGACGACAGCAGGGCAGACAGCAGGCCTGTGCCCAGGGCCGCGCCCCATATGCCGCCCTGCGCAAAACGGTCCAGTAACGCCGCCAGGTAGTCTGTCAGGCCCGCATTGCGCAGACCGTAGACCACCAGGTACATGCCCAGGGAGAAAACCACGATTTGCCAAGGAGCGCCGTGCAATACCTTCTTGGTGCTGATGACAGCCCCGCGCCCAGCCACCGCCAGCAAAATGGCAGCGCCCACCGCCGCGACGGCGCTGACCGGCACGCCCAGGGGCTCCAGGCCGAAGAAGCCAACCAGCAACAGGACCAGCACCACCCAGCCCGCACGGAAGGTGGCCGGGTCCTTGATGGCATCGGCGGGGCGTTTGAGCTTGCCAAGGTCGTAGGCTGCGGGAATGTCACGGCGGAAGAACAACAGCAGCATGGCCAAGCTGGCGATCACCGAGACGATGTTGACCGGCACCATGACCGCGGCGTATTCATTGAATCCGATATCGAAGAAGTCGGCCGAAACGATATTGACCAGATTGGAAACGATCAGCGGCAGGCTGGCCGTGTCGGCGATAAACCCTGCCGCCATGACAAAGGCCAAAGTGGTTGCCGGCGAGAAGCCCAGGGCCACCAGCATCGCCATGACGATGGGCGTGAGGATCAGCGCGGCCCCATCGTTGGCGAACAAGGCAGACACGGCCGCGCCCAGCAGCACGATGAGCGCAAAGAGCCTGGTGCCACGGCCGCCGCCCCAGCGCGCAAAGTGCAGCGCGGCCCATTCAAAGAACCCGGCCTCATCAAGCAGCAAGCTGATGATGATCACTGCGACAAAGGTGGCCGTAGCGTTCCACACGATATTCCAGACCACCGAAATATCCGTCAGCTGCACGACCCCCAGCAGCAGCGCAATGGCCGCGCCCAGTGAAGCGCTCCAGCCGATGCCCAGGTTACGGGGTTGCCAGATAACCAAAACCAGGGTGAAAACAAAGATCAGGGCAGCCGTGAGCATAGTGTGGGAGTGCGAGGGTGAGAGGTCTGCGTTCGTGGGCGACGGCGCAGGAAATCAGGAGGCCGACATGTCGCGCGCCGTGCCTTGCAAGCGCGCCTTGTCCAGCTTGTCGGCGGGCAGGTTGACCAGTAGTTCCAGGCGGCGACGCATCAGGTGCATGGTCTGGCGGAAGGCTTCCAGCTTGGTGTCCTCAGGCGCATCGCCTGCGGAAGGATCGGGGTAGCCCCAGTGCGCCGTGGCTGGATGCCCAGGCCAGATCGGGCAGACCTCGCCCGCAGCGTTGTCGCAAACCGTAATGATCAGATCCATGTGGGGTGCCTCGGGCGTGGCGAACTCGTCCCAGGTCTTGCTGCGCAGGCCGTCCACCGACACGCCGGCGCGCTGCAACACTTGCAGGCCCAGGGGGTTGGGCTGTTGGTTGGCACGTGGGCTGCTGCCGGCCGAATAGGCCTTGAAGCGGCCCCGGCCCATGTCGTTGAGCAGGGCTTCTGCCAGGATGCTGCGCGCCGAGTTGTGGGTGCACAGGAACAGGACATTCAAGGGGGCAGTGGTATCGGTCATAGGTTTTAGCAGCAGGACTTGAGGACGAATGGTGCGAGGTGCGCAGACGGTCACCGCTGCGGCACGCGGGGAAAGGCACAAAGCAAGCGGTGCCGCTCGCCTGTTAGATCAGCAATTGCAGGCGGAGGCATCCGCAGGCGTGCAAACAGCGCCCTGACAGCAGTTCTCGGTGAGATAAGCCAGCAGTTCGTTCATCGTTGGGAAGGCTGCGCGGTAAATCACGTTGCGCCCTTGGCGCTCCTGACTGACCAGTTCCGCATGGGACAACTCCTTGAGGTGGAAGGACAGCGCATTGGGTGCAATGCCCAACTGCTCTGCCAGGACGCTAGGGGTAAGGCCCTCCGGTCCAGCCACCACCAGAGCGCGGAACACACGCAGGCGGGCCTCATGTGCGAGGGCTGATAGCGAACGAATGACTTGGGTCTCTTGCATAAATCAATGATACAACGATTATTGAATTAATGGTTAAAAAAGAGTATTTCGATCGCAATGTTCGTTACCGGTCGGCCGCGTGATGGGCGGGTTTGAGCTGGACTTCACAGTTGTACTGCCGTCCAGCGACGGCAATGCACGCGGCCTGTAGGTCATCGCAAGCGAGCTTGCAGGGGGCAGTGTGATCAAGCACTGAGAATGGGCGTCTTGTGCTGCCGTCTTGATCATGGTCGCTGTGTCTTTTTGATGGCATTCGGTGTTCGTCCATCAGGCGTAATGGTGTGGCTCAGGCTATCGACCAATTTCTCCATGGCTTCTATTCCATCTTCAACCGCAGCACGCTCTGTGTCTTGCAACGGGATTTCCTGAAGCATGCGCGTGAGATTCGCCCCCGCTTCGAGCGCCTGGGCCTTGGCCGAATCTTTCGGTAAATAGAACGAGCATTTGGCACACGCCATCCGGTGTGGACATTGATCGAAGAAGTCGTAGGTGCATAACCCATGTCCCAGGTCGTAGAAACGCCAGGGCTCGCCCCGGGCAGCTGCGCCGCTGCGCACTGCATCCTGGTCGACGAGCACGGCGATCGTGCGCAAGTTGCGCTCGAAGTACCCAGCCCGCTCGATTGAACCCGCGAGCTTAGTCGGTGTCACCGTGACGTAGTGTTGGGTGGATTGAGGTGAAGCGTGGCCGAGCCAGGCCTGCAGCTCGAATATACCCAGCGGTTCCCTGGCGTTGAAGAGCTGGCTTGCAATGGTGGCGCGCGCGCGGTGGCTGGTGATGCGACCGCGTGCGTCTTCCAGTGGTATGCCGGCCTTCCTGCACAACAGCGGAATGAGAGCTCGGTTGAGGTATG encodes the following:
- a CDS encoding H-NS histone family protein → MQTTYKELMAQRDALEQQIQAARKAELDEAVSKVRSIVAEYSLTAEDVFAPARGQRKASAGHKVEAKYRNPATGDTWTGRGKAPKWIANEDRQKFLIQTSAA
- a CDS encoding recombinase family protein; translated protein: MTCFCAWGPYAGAERISTGWYRMAEYVSWLYAKLGASSGPKIKELSDVVREDKDDRPGLEKPLQYLREGDALIVWKLDRLGRSLKHLVQTVLD
- a CDS encoding XRE family transcriptional regulator, giving the protein MAKKFSELRQQMSPEAQARAEVQAQAMLAEMPLNELRQARGLSQKMLADVLRVQQPSIAKMERRTDMYLSTLRSHIEAMGGQLEIVARFPDGAVKINNFADLSGKAVA
- a CDS encoding type II toxin-antitoxin system RelE/ParE family toxin gives rise to the protein MKWDVEYTDDFGDWWAGLTAEEQESLDTSVRLLEARGPTLGFPHSSGINGSRHSHMRELRTQHDGRPLRTLYAFDPRRSAILLIGGDKTGNDRWYDVHVPIADRLYDEHLEQLRKEGLING
- a CDS encoding LexA family protein; protein product: MYSNSLIAGQPIPWLATPLVLPLADCSVRAGFPSPAEDFSGKRLDISEILVEHPQATYLLRVAGPSMTEYGIDDGDLIVVDRALTARHGCIVVAILDSEFTVKVLHQVNGTFRLKAGNRTYPDIVPREGQTLEIWGVVTACVKRFSR
- a CDS encoding MFS transporter, with protein sequence MQRRTQTTVMLGVAQTLSWASSYYLPAVLAESISRAVGMAYSTVFAAFSAALLVSAATGPVAGRLIDCFGGRPVLIASNLVFAAGLAILSQATQSSEVFLAWAIMGIAMGSGLYEAAFSTVVRLYGQDARPAITGITLFAGFASTIGWPLSSHLAHEFGWREACLTWAALHLLLGLPLNMLLPRAAKAAEEGSSDRRQEGMQDASEEVQFRRRTVCLMAYVFAVSWFISTAMAAHLPQLLQITGGTVAVAIWAAALVGPAQVAGRLAEYGFLRNAHPLLCAKLAILAHPLAAICLGLVGAPAASVFAILHGLGNGILTIAVGTLPLKVFGAHGYGLRQGWLMVPARILQAGSPFLFGMAVSQWGSGALWLSSLLGITAFWALHGIRLPQHVTELDKPNL
- the arsC gene encoding arsenate reductase (glutaredoxin) (This arsenate reductase requires both glutathione and glutaredoxin to convert arsenate to arsenite, after which the efflux transporter formed by ArsA and ArsB can extrude the arsenite from the cell, providing resistance.); the protein is MSTITIYHNPACGTSRNVLALIRNSGEKPCVIEYLKTPPDRATLERLLATMAIPVRDLLRQKGTPFDELGLADPKWTDQQLIDFMLEHPILINRPIVVTPLGTRLCRPSEAVLDILPRPQQGALSKEDGEAVIDAKGQCVAKH
- a CDS encoding arsenic transporter, with product MLTAALIFVFTLVLVIWQPRNLGIGWSASLGAAIALLLGVVQLTDISVVWNIVWNATATFVAVIIISLLLDEAGFFEWAALHFARWGGGRGTRLFALIVLLGAAVSALFANDGAALILTPIVMAMLVALGFSPATTLAFVMAAGFIADTASLPLIVSNLVNIVSADFFDIGFNEYAAVMVPVNIVSVIASLAMLLLFFRRDIPAAYDLGKLKRPADAIKDPATFRAGWVVLVLLLVGFFGLEPLGVPVSAVAAVGAAILLAVAGRGAVISTKKVLHGAPWQIVVFSLGMYLVVYGLRNAGLTDYLAALLDRFAQGGIWGAALGTGLLSALLSSVMNNMPTVLVGALSIDASSASGIVKEAMVYANVIGCDLGPKITPIGSLATLLWLHVLAKKGMTIGWGYYFKVGAVLTVPVLLATLAALALRLSLFA
- a CDS encoding arsenate reductase ArsC, with the protein product MTDTTAPLNVLFLCTHNSARSILAEALLNDMGRGRFKAYSAGSSPRANQQPNPLGLQVLQRAGVSVDGLRSKTWDEFATPEAPHMDLIITVCDNAAGEVCPIWPGHPATAHWGYPDPSAGDAPEDTKLEAFRQTMHLMRRRLELLVNLPADKLDKARLQGTARDMSAS
- a CDS encoding ArsR/SmtB family transcription factor gives rise to the protein MQETQVIRSLSALAHEARLRVFRALVVAGPEGLTPSVLAEQLGIAPNALSFHLKELSHAELVSQERQGRNVIYRAAFPTMNELLAYLTENCCQGAVCTPADASACNC